A stretch of Sulfurirhabdus autotrophica DNA encodes these proteins:
- the glgB gene encoding 1,4-alpha-glucan branching protein GlgB, whose protein sequence is MKQDTKPKLNTKTELLIQARLHDPHQFLGQHWEGNGYVLRVFLPYAQQVWVETETEWTSLTKTDPHGLFEWHGKQALPATYRLRAAAYGELHEFHDPYAFPAQITDLDLYLFNAGNLHQTYNTLGAHLITVNGVAGVHFAVWAPNAERVSVIGDFNHWDGRTHLMQVHGSSGVWELFIPGLADSALYKFEIRNRHNGHILVKTDPYAQYFEKRPGTASSVAAISTHHWQDNEWLAKRAKHDWQHAPCNIYEMHAGSWKRHANDDFFTYRELAESLIPYIKEMGYTHIELMPISEHPLDESWGYQTTGYFAPTNRYGSPDDLRYFVDACHQANIGVILDWVPAHFPQDSFALARFDGTALYEHEDPRMGFHQDWGTYIFNFGRNEVKSFLLSSAHYWLSEFHIDGLRVDAVASMLYLDYSRQAGEWIPNKFGGRENLEAIEFLRELNIMVHDAFPGALTFAEESTSWPMVSRPVYLGGLGFSMKWNMGWMNDTLAYISQDPVHRRYHHNQLTFGQLYSYTENFTLPFSHDEVVHGKRSLLDKMPGDAWQKFANLRLLYTYQMAYPGKKLNFMGNEFAQGREWRVKNGLEWQLLDIGLHQNIQTLCRDLNHLYANNLAMHDLDFSSDGFSWIDCHDADQSILSFMRRARDGSFVVVVLNFTPVPRNNYRIGVPEGAEYKEIFNSDSSYYGGTNSGNGGGLFAQDKTWMGFPHSMEITLPPLAGIILARA, encoded by the coding sequence ATGAAACAGGATACAAAGCCTAAGCTCAACACCAAAACTGAACTCCTTATACAGGCACGTTTACATGACCCACACCAGTTTCTCGGCCAGCATTGGGAAGGTAATGGCTATGTATTGCGTGTCTTCCTGCCCTACGCACAGCAAGTATGGGTTGAAACTGAAACGGAATGGACATCCCTGACCAAAACCGACCCTCATGGCCTTTTTGAATGGCATGGAAAACAGGCTTTGCCTGCAACTTATCGCTTGCGCGCAGCGGCATATGGCGAGTTGCATGAATTTCATGACCCTTACGCCTTCCCCGCCCAAATCACTGACCTCGATCTGTATTTATTCAACGCGGGGAACCTGCACCAGACATACAACACTCTTGGCGCACATCTCATCACTGTTAATGGTGTAGCAGGTGTTCACTTCGCTGTCTGGGCGCCAAATGCGGAACGTGTCAGTGTTATCGGAGATTTTAATCACTGGGATGGCCGTACGCATCTTATGCAGGTGCACGGTTCAAGTGGTGTATGGGAGTTATTTATACCCGGCCTGGCTGACAGTGCCTTATACAAGTTCGAAATTCGTAATCGCCATAATGGGCATATCCTGGTCAAAACAGACCCCTATGCCCAATATTTCGAAAAACGCCCTGGCACTGCGTCCAGTGTTGCCGCAATAAGTACCCATCACTGGCAAGATAACGAATGGCTGGCAAAACGCGCCAAACACGACTGGCAGCATGCACCGTGCAACATCTACGAAATGCATGCCGGATCATGGAAACGTCATGCCAATGATGATTTTTTCACCTATCGTGAACTGGCTGAATCGCTCATCCCTTACATCAAAGAGATGGGCTACACCCATATAGAGCTCATGCCAATCAGCGAGCATCCGCTGGATGAGTCATGGGGATACCAGACAACCGGATATTTTGCACCGACAAACCGTTATGGCTCACCAGATGATCTTCGTTATTTTGTAGATGCATGTCATCAGGCTAACATTGGCGTCATTCTTGATTGGGTACCGGCACACTTCCCTCAGGACAGTTTCGCATTGGCCAGATTTGACGGCACCGCACTGTACGAACACGAAGACCCGCGCATGGGTTTTCATCAGGATTGGGGCACTTATATTTTCAATTTTGGCCGCAATGAGGTAAAAAGTTTTCTGCTCTCAAGTGCCCATTACTGGCTTTCTGAGTTCCACATTGACGGTTTACGGGTAGATGCGGTCGCCTCTATGCTTTATCTGGACTACTCCCGACAAGCAGGCGAATGGATACCCAATAAATTTGGTGGCCGTGAAAATCTGGAAGCCATTGAGTTTCTGCGCGAACTCAATATCATGGTGCACGATGCCTTCCCCGGTGCCCTGACATTTGCTGAAGAGTCTACTTCCTGGCCCATGGTATCTCGCCCGGTCTACCTTGGCGGACTTGGCTTCTCCATGAAATGGAATATGGGTTGGATGAACGACACGCTGGCCTATATTTCGCAAGACCCAGTCCACCGACGCTATCACCATAACCAGTTAACTTTTGGTCAACTCTATTCCTACACCGAAAATTTTACCCTGCCCTTCTCTCATGATGAAGTTGTGCATGGCAAACGCTCGCTACTGGACAAAATGCCCGGTGATGCCTGGCAGAAATTTGCCAATTTACGCTTGCTGTATACCTACCAGATGGCCTACCCTGGGAAAAAATTGAATTTCATGGGAAATGAATTTGCCCAGGGCCGGGAATGGCGGGTAAAAAACGGTCTTGAATGGCAACTTCTGGACATCGGACTGCATCAGAATATTCAGACACTTTGCCGCGATCTGAACCACCTGTATGCAAATAATCTGGCAATGCATGATCTTGATTTTTCGTCAGATGGTTTCTCCTGGATTGATTGCCACGATGCGGATCAGTCCATACTAAGCTTCATGCGACGTGCGCGCGATGGGTCATTTGTCGTGGTCGTTCTGAATTTCACTCCCGTACCACGCAATAATTACCGAATTGGCGTACCTGAAGGCGCGGAGTACAAAGAAATATTCAACAGTGACTCCAGCTATTATGGCGGCACCAATAGCGGAAATGGTGGCGGACTTTTTGCTCAGGATAAGACCTGGATGGGTTTTCCTCACTCCATGGAAATCACGCTACCCCCCCTCGCTGGTATTATTCTTGCAAGAGCCTAA
- the pgi gene encoding glucose-6-phosphate isomerase — protein sequence MTQPTQTKAWKALKRHQKTIAHTHMRDLFEADPQRFEKHSITFNNILFDFSKNRFTDKTLALLFNLAREMDVPGWREKMFTGEPINFTENRSVLHVALRNRTNRPVMVDGKNVMPEVNAVLSKMRKFTNAVRSGEWKGYSGKTITDVVNIGIGGSDLGPAMVTESLLAYHRHNVKFHFVSNIDSTDLFETERHLNPETTLFIIASKTFTTQETMTNARSARDWLMKAALEESAISQHFVAISTNTKAVTEFGINPDQMFEFWDWVGGRYSLWSAIGLSIALAIGMARFEELLQGAHEMDEHFRSAPLEKNLPVIFGMLGIWYNNFFGSDTQACMPYSQYLRRLPAYLQQLDMESNGKRIDRDGNLVNYPTGQIIWGEPGTNGQHAFFQLIHQGTRLIPADYIALVESHHPVGEHNAILLANYFAQTEALMRGKKPEEAMLEMQAEGLSEEDIKRLLPHKVFPGNEPSNSILMQTLDPKSLGSLIAFYEHKIFVQGIIWNINSFDQWGVELGKQLAKVIQPELTGTSEVSSHDTSTNGLINSYKSQRI from the coding sequence ATGACGCAACCTACCCAAACCAAAGCATGGAAGGCATTAAAAAGACATCAAAAAACGATTGCGCACACCCATATGCGCGATCTGTTCGAGGCTGACCCGCAACGGTTCGAAAAACATTCCATCACCTTCAACAATATCCTGTTCGATTTTTCCAAAAATCGATTCACAGATAAAACGTTAGCCTTACTTTTCAACCTGGCAAGAGAGATGGACGTACCAGGCTGGAGAGAAAAAATGTTTACCGGCGAACCCATTAATTTCACAGAAAATCGCTCTGTTCTGCACGTTGCACTGCGTAACCGCACCAATCGGCCTGTTATGGTCGATGGCAAAAATGTCATGCCTGAAGTCAATGCTGTACTCAGTAAAATGCGTAAATTTACCAATGCTGTTCGTTCCGGTGAATGGAAAGGATACAGTGGCAAAACCATTACGGATGTAGTCAATATCGGTATTGGCGGTTCTGACCTGGGGCCGGCCATGGTGACTGAATCACTCCTTGCCTATCATCGTCACAATGTAAAATTTCACTTTGTTTCCAATATTGACAGCACCGACCTGTTTGAAACAGAGCGCCATCTCAATCCGGAAACTACGCTTTTCATCATTGCTTCAAAGACTTTTACTACACAGGAAACCATGACCAATGCCCGCTCAGCGCGGGACTGGTTAATGAAAGCCGCGCTTGAAGAAAGCGCCATTTCACAGCACTTTGTTGCCATCTCTACTAACACCAAGGCAGTCACCGAATTTGGAATTAATCCTGATCAAATGTTCGAGTTCTGGGACTGGGTGGGTGGACGTTATTCACTGTGGTCCGCCATCGGATTATCCATTGCGTTGGCGATCGGCATGGCCCGATTCGAAGAGCTACTTCAGGGTGCTCATGAAATGGACGAACATTTCCGTTCTGCGCCACTTGAAAAAAACCTCCCTGTCATATTCGGAATGTTAGGTATCTGGTACAACAATTTCTTCGGTTCCGATACCCAAGCCTGCATGCCGTACAGTCAGTATTTGCGCAGGCTTCCGGCCTATCTTCAGCAACTGGATATGGAAAGTAATGGCAAGCGCATCGACCGGGATGGCAATTTGGTCAATTACCCGACAGGCCAGATCATTTGGGGTGAACCTGGTACCAATGGCCAGCATGCGTTTTTTCAGCTTATTCATCAGGGTACGCGCCTCATTCCTGCTGATTACATCGCTTTGGTTGAGAGTCATCACCCTGTTGGTGAACACAACGCCATTTTATTGGCAAACTATTTTGCCCAGACTGAAGCATTAATGCGCGGCAAAAAACCTGAAGAAGCCATGCTGGAAATGCAAGCAGAAGGTCTCAGTGAAGAAGATATTAAACGCTTGCTGCCGCATAAAGTTTTTCCTGGCAATGAACCTAGCAATTCAATATTAATGCAAACCCTGGATCCCAAATCGCTAGGTTCTCTCATTGCTTTTTACGAACATAAAATTTTTGTCCAGGGCATCATCTGGAACATTAATTCTTTTGATCAATGGGGTGTAGAACTCGGCAAACAATTAGCCAAAGTCATTCAGCCTGAACTCACCGGAACCAGCGAGGTAAGCAGCCATGACACCTCCACAAACGGCTTGATTAATTCTTACAAATCGCAAAGAATTTAA
- a CDS encoding cupin domain-containing protein, whose translation MNGITIEHNPSEARLMELEVPRWPIWDKETSTFPWTYDSRETCYLLEGEVIVTPTKGEPVKIEKGDLVTFPAGMSCTWDIKQSVKKHYSFD comes from the coding sequence ATGAACGGAATTACTATTGAACACAACCCATCAGAAGCCAGATTAATGGAACTGGAAGTGCCTCGCTGGCCAATATGGGATAAAGAAACCTCCACCTTTCCATGGACGTATGACAGCAGGGAAACCTGTTACCTTCTGGAGGGAGAGGTAATTGTCACTCCCACCAAAGGTGAACCAGTGAAAATTGAAAAAGGCGATCTTGTTACTTTTCCCGCTGGCATGTCCTGCACCTGGGATATTAAGCAATCAGTCAAAAAACATTACAGTTTCGATTGA
- the pgl gene encoding 6-phosphogluconolactonase yields MQKCRWHVFPDTKALKKQAVKEIVKAADEAIAQRGVFNLVLAGGTTPRAVYEKLRDIKTDWSAWYIYFGDERCLPANHPDRNSVMALTAWLNYATVPHCQIFIIPAEQGSTMGAEAYSKLLNDVTFDLVLLGLGEDGHTASLFPGHDPGLAPDAPVAQAVHDAPKPPSERISLSARCLSDAKKVIYLVTGESKRLAVSDWRSGKPIPASLIAPKKGVDILLEEACLAP; encoded by the coding sequence ATGCAAAAGTGTCGTTGGCACGTTTTTCCAGATACTAAAGCATTAAAGAAACAGGCTGTTAAAGAAATCGTCAAAGCGGCAGATGAGGCCATCGCGCAGCGTGGTGTGTTTAATCTGGTGCTGGCTGGCGGCACGACGCCCCGTGCTGTCTACGAAAAACTGCGTGATATCAAGACTGACTGGTCAGCCTGGTACATTTATTTTGGGGATGAGCGTTGCTTGCCTGCTAATCACCCGGATCGTAATAGTGTGATGGCGCTGACGGCCTGGCTTAATTATGCCACTGTTCCCCATTGTCAGATTTTCATTATTCCCGCCGAGCAAGGTTCAACTATGGGTGCTGAAGCATATAGCAAACTGTTAAATGATGTGACATTTGATCTGGTCTTGCTAGGGTTGGGAGAAGACGGGCATACCGCCAGCTTGTTTCCCGGACATGATCCTGGCTTGGCACCCGATGCGCCTGTTGCACAAGCGGTCCACGATGCGCCCAAACCACCCTCGGAAAGAATCAGTTTAAGCGCCCGTTGTTTAAGCGATGCTAAAAAAGTGATTTACCTGGTAACAGGGGAATCCAAACGTCTGGCCGTTAGTGACTGGCGTTCGGGAAAGCCTATCCCGGCCTCGCTAATAGCGCCCAAAAAAGGGGTGGATATTCTGCTGGAAGAGGCTTGTCTGGCCCCTTGA
- the zwf gene encoding glucose-6-phosphate dehydrogenase: MKDQSQFPCNFVIFGATGNLASNKLLPSLYHLEVANRLPPALNFTAYSRRDWGQEDWKKHMQLTLQDKIGENFDEEIFAKFSARFSYLQGELHDLDSYKRLYEELSKPKEGVCSNMIFYLAIKPTEYNSVVKNLDAVGLNKPRGLHRIVLEKPFGEDIESAHLLNEVLHRSFDEEQIFRIDHYLGKETVQNLLVFRFANTLIEPLWNRNFIDHVQITVAEDIGIEKRADYYDKAGALRDMLQNHLMQLLAVVAMEPPPALEADALRDEKVKVLRSIRPISKRSISAHAFRAQYAAGFVNGKSVAGYQDEEGVEKASATESMVAAKFYIDNWRWRGVPFYLRTGKRLAKQMSLIAIRFRYPPQQLFRETPVESIAPNWILLSIQPSESMHMEIHVKRPGLEMDTRVISLNASYRKTDEVPLDAYETLLLDIIEGDRSLFIRFDEVEWAWRVVDPILKHWAQERDFIHTYPAGTWGPEEANRLFDSEDHQWRNEL; the protein is encoded by the coding sequence ATGAAGGATCAATCACAGTTTCCTTGTAACTTCGTGATTTTTGGCGCCACTGGTAATCTGGCTTCCAATAAATTATTGCCCTCGCTATATCATCTTGAAGTGGCCAATCGCTTGCCGCCAGCTTTGAATTTTACCGCTTATTCCCGCCGAGACTGGGGGCAGGAAGATTGGAAAAAGCATATGCAACTGACACTGCAAGATAAAATTGGTGAGAATTTTGATGAAGAAATTTTTGCGAAATTTTCAGCACGATTCAGTTATTTGCAAGGGGAGTTGCACGATTTAGATTCCTATAAACGGCTATATGAAGAACTATCAAAGCCTAAAGAAGGTGTCTGCTCCAACATGATTTTTTATCTTGCGATTAAGCCAACCGAATATAACTCAGTCGTTAAAAATCTGGATGCAGTGGGGTTGAACAAACCCCGTGGACTTCATCGTATTGTGTTGGAGAAGCCTTTCGGTGAAGATATTGAAAGTGCCCATTTGTTGAATGAAGTGTTGCACCGTTCGTTTGATGAGGAACAGATCTTTCGTATTGATCATTATCTTGGGAAGGAAACCGTTCAAAATCTGTTGGTGTTCCGTTTTGCGAATACCTTGATTGAGCCACTTTGGAACCGCAATTTTATTGACCATGTGCAGATTACCGTTGCTGAAGATATTGGCATTGAAAAACGTGCAGACTACTATGATAAAGCGGGTGCTTTACGGGATATGTTACAGAACCATTTGATGCAGTTGCTGGCGGTTGTTGCAATGGAGCCGCCTCCAGCACTGGAAGCCGATGCGCTGCGCGACGAAAAAGTAAAGGTGTTGCGCTCCATCAGGCCCATTTCAAAACGCTCGATCAGCGCCCATGCTTTCCGCGCGCAGTATGCTGCAGGATTCGTGAATGGCAAATCTGTAGCCGGATATCAGGATGAAGAAGGCGTAGAAAAAGCATCAGCCACGGAATCCATGGTGGCTGCCAAATTTTACATCGATAACTGGCGCTGGCGTGGCGTGCCTTTTTATCTCCGTACGGGTAAGCGCCTGGCAAAACAGATGTCGCTTATTGCTATCCGGTTTCGTTATCCGCCACAGCAGTTATTTCGGGAAACACCTGTTGAAAGCATTGCGCCTAACTGGATATTGTTGTCTATTCAACCCAGTGAAAGCATGCATATGGAAATTCATGTGAAACGGCCAGGACTGGAAATGGATACGCGGGTTATCTCACTCAATGCCTCATATCGTAAAACCGACGAAGTGCCTCTGGACGCATACGAAACCCTGCTGCTGGATATCATTGAGGGTGACCGCAGCTTGTTTATCCGGTTTGATGAAGTGGAGTGGGCATGGCGCGTTGTTGATCCTATACTGAAACACTGGGCGCAGGAACGGGATTTTATTCATACTTATCCAGCCGGTACATGGGGGCCAGAAGAAGCCAATCGACTGTTTGATAGCGAAGATCATCAGTGGCGTAATGAGTTATGA
- the gnd gene encoding phosphogluconate dehydrogenase (NAD(+)-dependent, decarboxylating), protein MNIGMIGMGRMGANMARRLRRGGMEVVAYNRSAEVTQQLAKETGLTAVESFEAMIKQLAAPRIVWLMLPSGDATQNAIDQLAPMLSADDILVDGGNAYYKDSMRRGAELSKSGIHYIDAGVSGGVWGLENGYAIMTGGEAGPMKRIEPFIKVLAPGADAGWHHCGPVGSGHFVKMVHNGIEYGMMQAFAEGLALIKGREDFNMDLAAITEMWRHGSVVRSWLLDLTAEFLKEDQSLDNIKPFVSDSGEGRWTALEAVEQGVPAPVMSLALMMRFASQGANDYPAKMLAMMRKGFGGHAVKGD, encoded by the coding sequence ATGAATATAGGCATGATCGGAATGGGTCGAATGGGCGCAAATATGGCACGTCGGTTGCGTCGGGGTGGTATGGAAGTCGTGGCCTATAATCGTAGTGCTGAAGTTACACAGCAACTTGCAAAAGAAACGGGCCTGACGGCAGTTGAGTCATTCGAGGCAATGATTAAACAGCTGGCTGCACCCCGCATTGTCTGGCTAATGCTCCCTTCAGGAGACGCAACCCAGAATGCGATAGATCAACTAGCCCCCATGCTGAGTGCGGATGATATTCTGGTTGATGGCGGAAATGCATACTACAAAGATTCCATGAGACGGGGTGCTGAATTGTCTAAATCCGGTATTCATTATATTGATGCCGGTGTGTCAGGTGGGGTATGGGGGCTGGAAAATGGTTACGCTATCATGACCGGGGGAGAGGCTGGCCCGATGAAACGGATTGAGCCGTTCATCAAAGTGCTGGCTCCCGGCGCAGATGCAGGCTGGCATCATTGCGGGCCTGTGGGTTCCGGACATTTTGTGAAAATGGTCCACAACGGTATTGAATACGGCATGATGCAAGCCTTTGCAGAAGGTTTGGCGCTCATCAAAGGACGTGAAGATTTTAATATGGATCTTGCTGCCATTACCGAGATGTGGCGTCATGGTAGTGTAGTGCGTTCATGGCTACTGGATTTAACTGCAGAGTTTTTGAAAGAAGATCAGTCGCTGGATAATATCAAACCCTTCGTTTCAGATTCGGGAGAAGGTCGCTGGACTGCGCTTGAGGCAGTTGAACAGGGCGTTCCTGCGCCGGTAATGAGTCTTGCGTTAATGATGCGCTTCGCTAGTCAAGGTGCCAATGATTACCCCGCCAAGATGCTTGCAATGATGCGCAAAGGGTTTGGTGGTCACGCAGTTAAGGGAGATTGA
- the glgA gene encoding glycogen synthase GlgA produces the protein MQANSRKNKKPKVLFVTSEIHPLIKTGGLADVSAALPVALRAIGVDVRVLVPGYPKILSVIKNKRKLARIIDIPGHGEVNLLSAKIPGSDVPIIIIDYPAFYERTGGPYSDKSGLDWPDNALRFGLLSRIAAILGSEKNPLAWKPDIVHCNDWQTGLAPAYLHFAKGTKAATVMTVHNLAYQGIFPPEVFPQLNLPEESFDMHGVEYYGNISFLKAGLYYADHLTTVSLTYAKEIQSEALGFGLQGLLAERSTQLTGILNGVDAEHWNPACDTHLATTYSPTRLNGKKTNKQALQQQLNLPVSADIPLFGVVSRITHQKGLDLLLEILPSIVREPAQIILLGTGELELEQAFLLLGEQYPNHFRAVIGFDEGLSHQVEAGADMFLMPSRFEPCGLNQMYSMLYGTPPIVTPTGGLADTVVDLTPTSLKDGSATGFMLQSFTAANLLQTVKRAIDAYHDKKTWRKLQLNGMHRDFGWTKSAETYLSLYSSLIQK, from the coding sequence TTGCAAGCAAATTCTCGCAAAAATAAAAAACCCAAAGTTCTTTTTGTCACCTCAGAAATTCACCCGTTAATCAAGACTGGCGGGCTGGCTGATGTGAGTGCAGCGCTTCCCGTTGCTTTACGTGCTATTGGGGTGGACGTAAGAGTATTGGTGCCGGGCTATCCTAAAATTTTGTCTGTCATTAAAAACAAACGCAAACTGGCACGCATCATAGATATTCCAGGCCACGGAGAAGTAAATCTCCTGTCAGCAAAAATACCCGGTAGCGATGTTCCAATCATAATCATAGACTATCCAGCGTTTTATGAGCGTACAGGCGGACCTTATTCTGATAAAAGCGGGCTGGACTGGCCGGACAATGCACTTCGATTTGGGTTATTGTCCCGCATTGCAGCGATATTAGGTTCAGAAAAAAATCCGCTGGCATGGAAGCCTGATATTGTTCACTGCAATGACTGGCAGACTGGCCTTGCACCCGCCTATCTGCATTTTGCCAAGGGAACCAAGGCTGCAACAGTCATGACTGTTCACAATCTCGCCTACCAGGGTATATTTCCGCCAGAAGTATTCCCCCAACTCAACTTACCCGAAGAAAGCTTTGACATGCACGGGGTGGAATATTATGGCAACATTTCCTTCCTTAAGGCCGGGCTTTATTATGCCGACCACCTCACTACCGTTAGCCTAACCTATGCAAAGGAAATTCAATCAGAGGCGTTAGGTTTTGGTTTACAAGGTTTACTGGCTGAGCGCTCAACCCAGCTGACCGGCATTCTGAATGGTGTCGATGCCGAGCATTGGAATCCCGCATGCGATACCCACCTTGCTACAACTTATAGCCCGACAAGATTGAATGGAAAAAAAACCAATAAGCAGGCACTGCAACAGCAATTAAATTTGCCCGTTTCTGCTGACATTCCTTTATTCGGTGTGGTAAGTCGCATTACGCACCAGAAAGGCCTGGATCTGCTTCTGGAAATCCTGCCATCCATTGTGCGCGAACCCGCACAAATAATCCTGCTTGGAACAGGTGAACTCGAACTTGAACAAGCCTTTCTGCTCTTGGGTGAACAATACCCCAATCATTTCCGGGCAGTCATCGGATTTGATGAGGGGCTATCCCATCAGGTTGAAGCGGGTGCGGATATGTTTCTGATGCCATCCCGCTTTGAACCATGCGGACTTAATCAGATGTATAGCATGCTTTATGGAACGCCACCCATTGTGACACCAACCGGTGGTCTGGCTGATACTGTGGTTGACCTCACGCCTACCAGCCTGAAAGATGGCAGCGCAACGGGATTTATGTTGCAGTCATTTACTGCGGCAAACCTCCTCCAGACCGTTAAACGCGCTATTGATGCATATCATGATAAAAAAACCTGGCGGAAACTGCAGCTAAACGGCATGCACCGAGATTTCGGCTGGACAAAAAGCGCCGAAACCTATTTATCGCTTTATTCATCGCTTATTCAGAAATAG